From Astyanax mexicanus isolate ESR-SI-001 chromosome 13, AstMex3_surface, whole genome shotgun sequence, the proteins below share one genomic window:
- the trim101 gene encoding tripartite motif containing 101 isoform X1, translating to MSLPLDLSSFTRDASLETLEKQLICPICLEVFTKPVVILPCQHNLCRKCANELYLPSLLQVGFGGRFRCPSCRHDVVLDRHGVYGLPRNLLVENIIDVYKQESASSRPPPKPLAQITCEQHEGEKLNIYCITCQLPTCSLCKVFGAHSTCQVAPIPEVYQQQKTELSNGLGCLVATNENIQAFINDLEELCRNIEENGKNQTQVLCEKFDRMSAILEERRKIMVQEITYEQDEKIGWTRSLVQTYSEHVDTNSKLMKTAFSAMEEPEMAAFLQDSKSLIEQVSEAAKCTPMETLVPGYENMDHYKVDFNAEERALYQLDFLQPEDEVEEDPEEPEEPESDPETQLETEPEMEPEPEPEPRHSPVQNPEMAQDLRPESLAINSAEPQKKEDTHAHAEAKNDTLCEKNGLSTLQKGQPEFGCEELDAGGLRNQSVPVQADEETKLYPSWYKPHREMLSPNLALSFDAMGARGHEPQLVKDPSVQSPLQQFQTPLSMWLSSSGFIPVATENLENPERSHSGKDSPDSVQGQVTEAEKPVTELGADESARKEGMTSLSLQTITLVFYLLTFLVILQRVWGSIQCILNT from the exons CCATCTCTGTTACAGGTTGGGTTTGGAGGACGCTTTCGCTGTCCATCCTGTCGACATGATGTTGTCTTGGACCGTCATGGTGTTTATGGGCTCCCAAGAAATTTATTAGTGGAAAATATCATTGATGTCTACAAGCAAGAATCTGCAAG CTCTAGGCCACCACCAAAACCATTGGCACAAATAACGTGTGAACAGCATGAAGGAGAAAAGCTGAATATTTACTGCATCACCTGTCAGCTGCCCACCTGCTCACTCTGTAAAGTTTTTGGGGCACACAGCACCTGTCAAGTGGCCCCCATACCAGAGGTTTACCAGCagcagaag actGAACTCAGTAATGGGCTTGGATGTCTGGTTGCCACTAATGAGAACATCCAAGCATTCATAAATGATCTTGAGGAGCTCTGCAGGAACATTGAG GAGAATGGCAAAAACCAGACGCAGGTTCTGTGTGAGAAGTTTGATCGGATGTCTGCCATCTTGGAAGAGAGGCGTAAGATCATGGTGCAGGAAATCACATATGAGCAGGATGAAAAGATTGGCTGGACACGGAGCTTGGTCCAAACATACAGTGAACATGTTGACACCAACTCAAAATTAATGAAGACTGCTTTCAGTGCAATGGAAGAGCCAGAGATGGCTGCATTTCTGCAG GACTCAAAAAGCCTTATTGAACA AGTCAGTGAAGCAGCTAAATGCACCCCAATGGAGACTTTAGTGCCTGGATATGAAAACATGGATCACTATAAGGTCGATTTTAATGCTGAGGAGAGGGCTCTCTACCAGCTGGATTTCCTACAAC CTGAAGATGAGGTTGAAGAGGATCCAGAAGAACCAGAAGAGCCTGAATCAGATCCTGAGACACAACTAGAGACAGAACCTGAAATGGAGCCTGAACCTGAGCCTGAACCACGGCACAGTCCTGTACAGAATCCTGAGATGGCTCAGGATCTGAGGCCAGAGAGCTTGGCGATAAACAGTGCGGAACCTCAGAAAAAGGAGGATACCCATGCACATGCGGAAGCAAAAAATGACACGCTGTGTGAGAAAAACGGGTTAAGCACTCTACAG AAGGGCCAGCCTGAGTTTGGGTGTGAGGAGCTTGATGCAGGTGGCTTGAGAAACCAAAGCGTCCCTGTACAAGCAGATGAGGAGACCAAACTCTACCCGAGCTGGTACAAACCTCACAGGGAAATGCTTAGCCCAAACCTTGCATTGTCTTTTGATGCCATGGGGGCTCGTGGCCATGAACCCCAGCTGGTAAAGGATCCCTCAGTTCAGTCACCTCTTCAGCAGTTTCAAACACCTCTGTCCATGTGGCTGAGTAGTAGTGGTTTCATTCCGGTGGCTACTGAGAACCTTGAAAACCCTGAGAGGAGTCACTCTGGAAAAGACTCCCCAGATAGTGTCCAAGGGCAAGTGACAGAGGCTGAGAAGCCTGTTACTGAGCTGGGAGCTGATGAATCTGCCAGGAAGGAAGGAATGACTTCATTGTCTTTACAG ACCATCACCCTTGTCTTTTACCTCCTGACCTTTCTGGTCATCCTCCAGAGGGTATGGGGAAGCATTCAGTGCATTCTAAACACATAG